Proteins from one Drosophila gunungcola strain Sukarami chromosome 3R, Dgunungcola_SK_2, whole genome shotgun sequence genomic window:
- the LOC128252088 gene encoding low-density lipoprotein receptor isoform X10, translating into MDRIWYLLFVASLLHTQSHSFRALAINEATCSSDQFRCGNGNCIPNKWRCDQESDCADGSDEANELCRARTCSPDEYACKSGEGQCVPLAWMCDQSKDCSDGSDEHNCNQTCRADEFTCGNGRCIQKRWKCDHDDDCGDGSDERECPVVPCDSVAEHTCTNGACIAKRWVCDGDPDCSDGSDERSCANVTKTTTPCLPHEYQCKDRITCLHHSWLCDGDRDCPDGDDEHTANCKNVTCRADQYQCGDRSCIPGHLTCNGDKDCADGSDERDCGLSLSLGVAQGGCNTTSEFDCGGGQCIPLSKVCDKRKDCPDGEDEPAGKCGVNECASKNGGCMHQCVDLKVGHHCECHEGYKLSPDKRNCQDINECDIPGKCSQICVNEIGGFKCECEAGYMRDPRNHTRCKASEGHASLLLARRHDIRKIALDHMEMTSIVNSTKAATALDFVFRTGMIFWSDVTTQSIYKAPIDEGNDKTVVLTKSSVTSDGLAVDWIYNHVYYTDTHKCTIELTNFEGSMGKVLVEDSLDIPRSIALDPIEGWMYWSDWGASPRIERAGMDGSHRTTIISYDVKWPNGITLDLVRKRIYWVDGKLNVISSANYDGSQRSQVLYSGEYLRHPFSITTFEDYVYWTDWEKQAVFKANKFTGEDVEPVTAVHMLQHPMVVHVYHPYRQPDGVNHCQSVNGHCSHLCLPAPRINERSPRISCACPTGLKLMADGLMCVEDPLYVASITKPPRARKTKPSPKFPRRRLPTGVQVGQANIRIGLNDDLQLSTKWPFLATTFVADQRPVKNQTQIEKTTTPSEQPDSGFIALVVIASLSGFAVLLSVLLLIGYRYCSKRRINSMNFENPIYRKTTTTEDHFSLRKNLPARIYDHTSVMDEEYSPVIGISSY; encoded by the exons ATGGATCGGATTTGGTATTTACTCTTCGTTGCCAGTTTGCTGCACACTCAGAGCCACAGTTTTCGCGCTCTGGCCATAAATG AGGCCACTTGCTCGTCGGACCAATTTCGCTGCGGGAATGGCAACTGCATACCGAACAAATGGCGCTGCGATCAGGAGAGCGATTGTGCAGACGGCTCCGACGAAGCCAACGAATTGTGCA GAGCCCGCACCTGCTCACCGGATGAATACGCCTGTAAGAGTGGTGAGGGGCAATGTGTACCTTTGGCCTGGATGTGCGACCAGAGCAAGGACTGCAGCGATGGCTCCGATGAGCACAACTGCA ACCAGACCTGTCGCGCCGACGAGTTCACCTGCGGCAATGGGCGGTGCATCCAGAAGCGGTGGAAGTGCGACCACGACGACGACTGTGGCGACGGATCGGACGAGCGGGAGTGTCCGGTGGTTCCCTGCGATTCCGTGGCGGAGCATACCTGCACTAATGGGGCCTGCATCGCCAAACGGTGGGTCTGCGACGGGGATCCGGACTGCTCCGATGGCTCCGATGAGCGG TCCTGTGCGAATGTAACCAAGACGACCACGCCCTGCTTGCCGCACGAGTATCAGTGCAAGGACCGCATCACCTGCCTGCACCACAGCTGGCTCTGCGACGGTGACCGCGACTGTCCCGACGGCGACGACGAGCACACGGCCAACTGCAAGAACGTGACCTGCCGGGCGGACCAGTACCAGTGCGGCGATCGCAGCTGCATTCCCGGCCATCTCACCTGCAACGGAGATAAGGACTGTGCCGATGGCAGCGACGAGCGGGACTGCGGACTGAGCCTCAGTTTGGGTGTCGCCCAAGGAGGCTGCAACACCACCAGTGAATTCGACTGCGGCGGAGGTCAGTGCATTCCGCTGTCGAAGGTCTGCGATAAACGAAAGGACTGTCCGGATGGCGAGGACGAGCCGGCTGGAAAGTGTGGCGTCAACGAGTGCGCATCGAAGAACGGAGGCTGCATGCATCAGTGCGTGGACCTGAAGGTGGGTCACCACTGCGAATGCCACGAGGGCTACAAGTTGTCCCCCGACAAGCGCAACTGCCAGGACATCAACGAGTGCGATATCCCGGGCAAGTGCTCACAGATATGCGTGAACGAAATCGGAGGCTTTAAGTGCGAGTGTGAAGCGGGCTATATGAGGGATCCCAGAAATCACACGAGATGCAAGGCCAGCGAAGGACATGCCTCACTCCTTTTGGCCAGACGGCATGACATCCGGAAGATAGCCCTAGATCACATGGAAATGACCTCCATAGTGAACAGTACAAAGGCAGCCACTGCCCTGGACTTTGTCTTCCGCACGGGGATGATCTTCTGGAGCGATGTGACCACGCAGAGTATATATAAGGCGCCAATAGACGAGGGCAACGATAAGACAGTGGTGCTGACCAAATCCTCGGTGACCTCGGATGGCCTGGCTGTGGACTGGATCTACAACCACGTCTACTACACGGACACGCACAAGTGCACCATCGAACTGACCAACTTCGAGGGCAGCATGGGCAAGGTCCTGGTGGAGGACTCTCTGGACATTCCGCGTTCAATCGCCCTGGATCCCATCGAGGGCTGGATGTACTGGTCCGACTGGGGCGCCTCTCCTCGCATCGAAAGGGCGGGCATGGACGGCTCCCACCGCACCACCATTATCAGCTACGACGTCAAGTGGCCCAACGGCATCACTCTGGATTTGGTGCGAAAGCGCATCTACTGGGTGGACGGAAAGCTCAATGTCATCTCCTCCGCCAACTATGATGGGTCACAGAGGAGCCAGGTGCTCTACTCCGGCGAGTACCTGCGACATCCCTTCTCGATCACCACCTTCGAGGACTACGTCTACTGGACCGACTGGGAAAAACAGGCCGTCTTCAAGGCCAACAAGTTCACCGGGGAGGATGTGGAGCCCGTCACAGCAGTGCATATG CTCCAACATCCAATGGTGGTGCATGTGTACCACCCGTACCGCCAACCGGACGGTGTGAACCACTGCCAGTCGGTCAACGGCCACTGCTCCCATCTCTGCCTGCCAGCTCCCAGGATTAACGAGAGGAGTCCCCGCATATCCTGCGCCTGTCCCACGGGTCTGAAACTGATGGCCGACGGCCTCATGTGCGTCGAGGATC CTCTTTACGTGGCTTCCATCACAAAACCCCCGCGAGCCCGCAAAACGAAACCGAGCCCAAAATTTCCACGCCGGAGACTGCCCACGGGTGTCCAAGTGGGACAAGCTAACATTCGGATAGGACTTAACGATGATCTCCAGCTGAGCACAAAGTGGCCCTTTTTGGCGACGACTTTTG TTGCCGACCAGCGTCCTGTGAAGAACCAGACCCAAATCGAAAAGACCACAACGCCCAGCGAGCAGCCGGATTCCGGCTTCATTGCGCTGGTGGTCATAGCCAGTCTCAGTGGCTTTGCTGTCCTGCTATCGGTG CTCCTGCTCATTGGCTATCGCTACTGCAGCAAGCGACGCATTAACTCGATGAACTTTGAGAATCCCATCTACCGCAAGACCACCACCACAGAGGATCATTTCAGTTTGCGTAAAAACCTGCCGGCACGGATCTACGACCACACCAGTGTCATGGATGAGGAG tACTCACCCGTCATAGGCATATCCTCGTACTAG
- the LOC128252088 gene encoding very low-density lipoprotein receptor isoform X12, giving the protein MHISDLCVMMVLSLALFLNPGQSLEAKCDEKQFQCRSGDCIPIRFVCDGDADCKDHSDEQIKECKFIEATCSSDQFRCGNGNCIPNKWRCDQESDCADGSDEANELCMNACPNNEFKCQTVDQCIPRSWLCDGSNDCRDKSDEAHCNQTCRADEFTCGNGRCIQKRWKCDHDDDCGDGSDERECPVVPCDSVAEHTCTNGACIAKRWVCDGDPDCSDGSDERSCANVTKTTTPCLPHEYQCKDRITCLHHSWLCDGDRDCPDGDDEHTANCKNVTCRADQYQCGDRSCIPGHLTCNGDKDCADGSDERDCGLSLSLGVAQGGCNTTSEFDCGGGQCIPLSKVCDKRKDCPDGEDEPAGKCGVNECASKNGGCMHQCVDLKVGHHCECHEGYKLSPDKRNCQDINECDIPGKCSQICVNEIGGFKCECEAGYMRDPRNHTRCKASEGHASLLLARRHDIRKIALDHMEMTSIVNSTKAATALDFVFRTGMIFWSDVTTQSIYKAPIDEGNDKTVVLTKSSVTSDGLAVDWIYNHVYYTDTHKCTIELTNFEGSMGKVLVEDSLDIPRSIALDPIEGWMYWSDWGASPRIERAGMDGSHRTTIISYDVKWPNGITLDLVRKRIYWVDGKLNVISSANYDGSQRSQVLYSGEYLRHPFSITTFEDYVYWTDWEKQAVFKANKFTGEDVEPVTAVHMLQHPMVVHVYHPYRQPDGVNHCQSVNGHCSHLCLPAPRINERSPRISCACPTGLKLMADGLMCVEDLADQRPVKNQTQIEKTTTPSEQPDSGFIALVVIASLSGFAVLLSVLLLIGYRYCSKRRINSMNFENPIYRKTTTTEDHFSLRKNLPARIYDHTSVMDEEYSPVIGISSY; this is encoded by the exons AGGCCACTTGCTCGTCGGACCAATTTCGCTGCGGGAATGGCAACTGCATACCGAACAAATGGCGCTGCGATCAGGAGAGCGATTGTGCAGACGGCTCCGACGAAGCCAACGAATTGTGCA TGAACGCCTGTCCCAACAACGAGTTCAAATGCCAAACGGTCGACCAGTGCATTCCGCGCAGTTGGCTCTGCGACGGCAGCAACGATTGCCGGGACAAGTCCGATGAGGCGCACTGCA ACCAGACCTGTCGCGCCGACGAGTTCACCTGCGGCAATGGGCGGTGCATCCAGAAGCGGTGGAAGTGCGACCACGACGACGACTGTGGCGACGGATCGGACGAGCGGGAGTGTCCGGTGGTTCCCTGCGATTCCGTGGCGGAGCATACCTGCACTAATGGGGCCTGCATCGCCAAACGGTGGGTCTGCGACGGGGATCCGGACTGCTCCGATGGCTCCGATGAGCGG TCCTGTGCGAATGTAACCAAGACGACCACGCCCTGCTTGCCGCACGAGTATCAGTGCAAGGACCGCATCACCTGCCTGCACCACAGCTGGCTCTGCGACGGTGACCGCGACTGTCCCGACGGCGACGACGAGCACACGGCCAACTGCAAGAACGTGACCTGCCGGGCGGACCAGTACCAGTGCGGCGATCGCAGCTGCATTCCCGGCCATCTCACCTGCAACGGAGATAAGGACTGTGCCGATGGCAGCGACGAGCGGGACTGCGGACTGAGCCTCAGTTTGGGTGTCGCCCAAGGAGGCTGCAACACCACCAGTGAATTCGACTGCGGCGGAGGTCAGTGCATTCCGCTGTCGAAGGTCTGCGATAAACGAAAGGACTGTCCGGATGGCGAGGACGAGCCGGCTGGAAAGTGTGGCGTCAACGAGTGCGCATCGAAGAACGGAGGCTGCATGCATCAGTGCGTGGACCTGAAGGTGGGTCACCACTGCGAATGCCACGAGGGCTACAAGTTGTCCCCCGACAAGCGCAACTGCCAGGACATCAACGAGTGCGATATCCCGGGCAAGTGCTCACAGATATGCGTGAACGAAATCGGAGGCTTTAAGTGCGAGTGTGAAGCGGGCTATATGAGGGATCCCAGAAATCACACGAGATGCAAGGCCAGCGAAGGACATGCCTCACTCCTTTTGGCCAGACGGCATGACATCCGGAAGATAGCCCTAGATCACATGGAAATGACCTCCATAGTGAACAGTACAAAGGCAGCCACTGCCCTGGACTTTGTCTTCCGCACGGGGATGATCTTCTGGAGCGATGTGACCACGCAGAGTATATATAAGGCGCCAATAGACGAGGGCAACGATAAGACAGTGGTGCTGACCAAATCCTCGGTGACCTCGGATGGCCTGGCTGTGGACTGGATCTACAACCACGTCTACTACACGGACACGCACAAGTGCACCATCGAACTGACCAACTTCGAGGGCAGCATGGGCAAGGTCCTGGTGGAGGACTCTCTGGACATTCCGCGTTCAATCGCCCTGGATCCCATCGAGGGCTGGATGTACTGGTCCGACTGGGGCGCCTCTCCTCGCATCGAAAGGGCGGGCATGGACGGCTCCCACCGCACCACCATTATCAGCTACGACGTCAAGTGGCCCAACGGCATCACTCTGGATTTGGTGCGAAAGCGCATCTACTGGGTGGACGGAAAGCTCAATGTCATCTCCTCCGCCAACTATGATGGGTCACAGAGGAGCCAGGTGCTCTACTCCGGCGAGTACCTGCGACATCCCTTCTCGATCACCACCTTCGAGGACTACGTCTACTGGACCGACTGGGAAAAACAGGCCGTCTTCAAGGCCAACAAGTTCACCGGGGAGGATGTGGAGCCCGTCACAGCAGTGCATATG CTCCAACATCCAATGGTGGTGCATGTGTACCACCCGTACCGCCAACCGGACGGTGTGAACCACTGCCAGTCGGTCAACGGCCACTGCTCCCATCTCTGCCTGCCAGCTCCCAGGATTAACGAGAGGAGTCCCCGCATATCCTGCGCCTGTCCCACGGGTCTGAAACTGATGGCCGACGGCCTCATGTGCGTCGAGGATC TTGCCGACCAGCGTCCTGTGAAGAACCAGACCCAAATCGAAAAGACCACAACGCCCAGCGAGCAGCCGGATTCCGGCTTCATTGCGCTGGTGGTCATAGCCAGTCTCAGTGGCTTTGCTGTCCTGCTATCGGTG CTCCTGCTCATTGGCTATCGCTACTGCAGCAAGCGACGCATTAACTCGATGAACTTTGAGAATCCCATCTACCGCAAGACCACCACCACAGAGGATCATTTCAGTTTGCGTAAAAACCTGCCGGCACGGATCTACGACCACACCAGTGTCATGGATGAGGAG tACTCACCCGTCATAGGCATATCCTCGTACTAG